In Candidatus Reconcilbacillus cellulovorans, the following proteins share a genomic window:
- a CDS encoding 50S ribosomal protein L3 — protein sequence MKGILGKKIGMTQIFAEDGTVVPVTVIQAGPCVVLQKKSMENDGYEAIQLGFEDKKEKNATKPEIGHAKKAGTTPKRFIREIRGVNLADYEVGQEIRADIFKEGELVDVTGTSKGKGFAGAIKRHGQSRGPMAHGSKYHRGPGTLAIIRDANRVPKGKKLPGHMGHERVTIQKLPIVKVDAERNLILVKGSVPGPRNGYLSIRSTVKQQA from the coding sequence ATGAAGGGGATTTTGGGCAAAAAAATCGGCATGACGCAGATTTTCGCCGAAGACGGCACCGTCGTTCCGGTTACGGTCATTCAGGCCGGTCCGTGCGTCGTTCTCCAAAAAAAGAGTATGGAAAACGACGGTTACGAAGCGATTCAGCTTGGCTTTGAGGACAAAAAGGAAAAAAACGCGACCAAACCGGAGATCGGCCACGCCAAAAAGGCGGGAACGACGCCCAAACGGTTCATTCGCGAGATTCGCGGCGTCAATCTTGCGGATTATGAAGTCGGCCAGGAGATTCGCGCCGACATTTTCAAGGAAGGCGAGCTTGTCGACGTGACCGGCACATCGAAAGGTAAAGGATTTGCCGGCGCGATCAAGCGTCACGGGCAGTCGCGAGGGCCGATGGCGCACGGTTCCAAATATCACCGCGGCCCCGGGACGCTTGCGATTATCCGCGACGCCAACCGCGTTCCGAAAGGCAAGAAACTTCCCGGACACATGGGGCACGAACGCGTCACGATCCAGAAACTGCCCATCGTGAAAGTGGATGCCGAGCGCAACCTCATACTCGTCAAAGGTTCCGTGCCGGGTCCGCGCAACGGTTATCTCAGCATCCGGTCGACGGTCAAGCAGCAGGCTTGA
- a CDS encoding 50S ribosomal protein L2: MPVKSFKPTSPGRRQMTVLTYEEITTDRPEKSLLVPLKKHAGRNNQGRITVRHRGGGHKRMYRIIDFKRNKDGVPGRVATIEYDPNRTAFIALIHYADGEKRYIIAPKGLKVGDVIMSGPDADIKVGNALPLENIPVGTLIHNIELKPGKGGQLVRAAGTSAQLLGKEDKYAVVRLASGEVRRILKTCRATIGTVSNEDHELVNIGKAGRSRWLGRRPAVRGSAMNPVDHPHGGGEGKAPIGRKSPVTPWGKPTLGYKTRKKNNPTDKFIIRRRK, from the coding sequence GTGCCAGTCAAATCGTTCAAGCCGACTTCGCCCGGGCGCCGGCAGATGACGGTGCTGACGTACGAAGAGATTACGACCGACCGCCCGGAGAAGTCGCTGCTTGTCCCGCTGAAAAAACACGCCGGCCGCAACAATCAAGGCCGGATCACCGTCCGCCATCGCGGCGGCGGCCACAAGCGGATGTATCGCATCATCGATTTCAAGCGGAACAAGGACGGGGTTCCCGGACGAGTCGCCACGATCGAATACGACCCGAATCGGACCGCGTTCATCGCGCTCATTCATTACGCCGACGGCGAAAAGCGGTACATCATCGCGCCGAAAGGGTTGAAAGTCGGCGACGTCATTATGTCCGGGCCTGACGCCGACATCAAGGTCGGCAACGCGCTGCCGCTCGAGAATATTCCGGTCGGCACCCTCATCCATAATATCGAGTTGAAACCCGGCAAGGGCGGTCAGCTTGTCCGCGCGGCCGGCACGTCCGCCCAGCTGCTCGGCAAGGAAGACAAGTACGCGGTCGTCCGGCTGGCGTCGGGTGAAGTCCGCCGCATTCTGAAAACGTGTCGGGCGACGATCGGAACGGTGAGCAACGAGGACCACGAACTGGTCAACATCGGCAAAGCCGGCCGCAGTCGGTGGCTCGGCCGCCGGCCGGCCGTCCGCGGCTCGGCGATGAACCCGGTCGACCACCCGCACGGCGGCGGCGAGGGCAAGGCGCCGATCGGCCGCAAGTCGCCGGTGACGCCGTGGGGCAAGCCGACGCTCGGCTACAAGACGCGCAAGAAAAACAATCCGACCGACAAATTCATCATCCGTCGACGGAAATGA
- a CDS encoding 30S ribosomal protein S12 → MPTINQLVRKGRQAKIVKSKSPALQKGYNALKRVQTNLSSPQKRGVCVRVGTMTPKKPNSALRKYARVRLTNRVEVTAYIPGIGHNLQEHSVVLIRGGRVKDLPGVRYHIIRGTLDAAGVANRKQGRSKYGAKRPKEKK, encoded by the coding sequence ATGCCAACCATCAACCAGTTGGTGCGCAAAGGTCGTCAGGCCAAGATCGTAAAGTCCAAGTCGCCCGCTCTTCAAAAAGGATACAACGCCCTAAAGCGGGTCCAGACGAACCTGAGCTCTCCGCAAAAGCGCGGCGTTTGCGTCCGCGTCGGCACGATGACGCCGAAGAAGCCGAACTCCGCGTTGCGGAAATATGCGCGCGTTCGCCTGACCAACCGCGTCGAAGTGACCGCGTACATCCCGGGAATCGGCCATAATCTGCAGGAGCACAGCGTCGTCCTCATTCGCGGCGGCCGCGTCAAGGACCTGCCGGGCGTCCGCTACCATATCATCCGCGGGACGTTGGACGCGGCTGGCGTTGCCAACCGCAAGCAGGGCCGTTCCAAGTACGGCGCGAAGCGGCCGAAGGAGAAGAAATAA
- a CDS encoding translation elongation factor Tu translates to MAKQKFERTKPHVNIGTIGHVDHGKTTLTAAITYVLSRRYGTATPTAYDQIDKAPEERERGITISTAHVEYETPNRHYAHVDCPGHADYVKNMITGAAQMDGAILVVSAADGPMPQTREHILLARQVGVPYIVVFLNKCDMVEDEELLELVEMEVRDLLKEYDFPGDEVPVVRGSAREALENPDGPWADKIIELFEKIDSYIPTPQREVDKPFLMPVEDVFSITGRGTVATGRVERGTVKVGDEVEIVGLAEETKKTVVTGVEMFRKLLDEAQAGDNIAVLLRGIDRKEVERGQVLVKPGTVKPHTTFTAQVYVLTKEEGGRHKPFFSGYRPQFYFRTTDVTGVIQLPEGTEMVMPGDNVTVTVELIAPVAIEEGTRFAIREGGRTVGAGAVDSILK, encoded by the coding sequence ATGGCCAAGCAAAAATTCGAACGCACAAAGCCGCACGTCAACATCGGGACGATCGGCCACGTCGACCACGGCAAGACGACGCTGACGGCCGCCATCACGTACGTGCTGTCGAGGCGGTACGGCACTGCGACGCCGACGGCGTACGACCAAATCGACAAGGCGCCGGAAGAACGCGAACGCGGCATTACCATCTCGACGGCCCATGTCGAGTACGAGACGCCGAACCGGCACTACGCCCACGTCGACTGTCCCGGCCACGCCGACTACGTCAAGAATATGATCACCGGCGCGGCCCAGATGGACGGCGCGATTCTCGTCGTTTCCGCCGCCGACGGTCCGATGCCGCAGACGCGGGAACATATTCTGCTCGCCCGTCAGGTAGGCGTGCCTTACATCGTCGTATTCCTGAACAAATGCGACATGGTTGAGGACGAAGAACTGCTCGAACTTGTCGAAATGGAAGTACGCGACTTGCTGAAGGAATACGACTTCCCGGGCGATGAAGTGCCGGTCGTCCGCGGTTCGGCGCGCGAAGCGCTTGAAAATCCGGATGGCCCGTGGGCGGACAAAATCATCGAGCTGTTCGAGAAAATCGACAGCTACATTCCGACGCCGCAACGCGAAGTCGACAAGCCGTTCCTGATGCCGGTCGAAGACGTATTCTCGATCACCGGCCGCGGTACGGTGGCGACCGGCCGCGTCGAGCGGGGGACGGTCAAGGTCGGCGACGAAGTCGAGATCGTCGGGCTTGCCGAAGAAACGAAGAAAACGGTCGTCACCGGCGTCGAAATGTTCCGCAAGCTGCTCGACGAAGCCCAGGCGGGCGACAACATCGCTGTGCTGCTGCGCGGCATCGACCGCAAGGAAGTCGAGCGCGGCCAAGTGCTGGTCAAGCCGGGCACCGTCAAGCCGCACACGACGTTTACGGCGCAGGTGTACGTATTGACGAAAGAGGAAGGCGGCCGACACAAGCCCTTCTTCTCCGGCTATCGTCCGCAGTTTTATTTCCGGACGACGGACGTCACCGGCGTCATCCAGTTGCCGGAAGGCACCGAGATGGTCATGCCGGGCGACAACGTCACAGTGACGGTCGAACTGATCGCACCGGTCGCGATCGAGGAAGGCACGCGTTTTGCGATCCGCGAGGGCGGCCGCACGGTCGGCGCGGGCGCCGTGGACTCCATCCTCAAGTAA
- a CDS encoding 30S ribosomal protein S19 yields the protein MGRSLKKGPFADEHLLKKVRALNESGKKAVIKTWSRRSTIFPEFVGHTFAVYDGRKHVPVYVTEDMVGHKLGEFAPTRTFRGHAGDDKKTAKR from the coding sequence ATGGGCCGCAGCCTGAAGAAAGGACCGTTCGCCGACGAGCATTTGCTTAAGAAAGTGCGAGCGTTGAACGAAAGCGGCAAGAAGGCCGTCATCAAGACGTGGTCGCGCCGTTCGACGATCTTTCCGGAGTTCGTCGGCCACACGTTCGCCGTTTACGACGGCCGCAAGCACGTGCCGGTCTACGTGACGGAAGACATGGTCGGCCATAAGCTCGGTGAGTTCGCGCCGACCCGGACGTTCCGCGGACACGCGGGCGACGACAAGAAGACGGCCAAACGGTGA
- a CDS encoding 50S ribosomal protein L4: MPKVAVYNMNGEQVGEIELSDAVFGIEPHVHAMHEVVLMQQASMRAGTHKTKTRGEVSGGGRKPWPQKGTGRARQGSIRAPQWKGGGVVFGPVPRSYAYKLPKKVRRLAMRSALSSKVRDNELIVLDELRFERPKTKAFVGMLKRLNVDRKALVVSGDFDENAALSARNIPGVKFIAADGINVLDVLRHDKLILTKDAVAKVEEVFAQ; the protein is encoded by the coding sequence ATGCCGAAAGTGGCGGTTTACAATATGAACGGCGAACAGGTGGGCGAAATCGAGCTGTCCGATGCGGTGTTCGGCATCGAACCGCACGTCCACGCGATGCACGAGGTCGTGCTCATGCAGCAGGCGTCGATGCGGGCGGGCACGCACAAGACGAAAACGCGCGGCGAGGTCAGCGGCGGCGGCCGTAAACCATGGCCGCAGAAAGGCACCGGCCGCGCACGCCAGGGCAGTATCCGCGCCCCGCAATGGAAAGGCGGCGGCGTCGTGTTCGGTCCTGTGCCGCGCAGCTACGCTTACAAGCTGCCGAAAAAGGTGCGCAGGCTGGCGATGCGCTCGGCGCTTTCTTCCAAAGTACGGGACAACGAACTGATCGTGCTTGACGAATTGCGCTTCGAGCGTCCGAAGACGAAAGCGTTCGTTGGCATGCTGAAGCGGCTGAACGTCGACCGCAAGGCGCTCGTCGTCAGCGGCGATTTCGACGAGAACGCGGCATTGTCGGCGCGCAACATTCCCGGCGTCAAGTTTATCGCGGCCGACGGCATCAACGTCCTCGACGTTCTGCGTCACGACAAGCTCATCCTGACGAAGGACGCCGTGGCGAAAGTCGAGGAGGTGTTCGCGCAATGA
- a CDS encoding 50S ribosomal protein L23 produces the protein MTGVSPYDIIKRPIITERSTDLMKQKQYVFEVDIRATKPEIKKAVEQIFKVKVVKVNTMRVPGKPKRFGRYSGYTREWKKAIVRLSDDSKPLEFFEGV, from the coding sequence ATGACGGGTGTCAGCCCCTACGACATCATCAAGCGGCCGATCATCACCGAACGCAGCACCGACCTGATGAAGCAAAAGCAGTACGTGTTCGAGGTCGACATCCGCGCGACGAAACCGGAGATCAAGAAGGCCGTCGAGCAGATTTTTAAAGTGAAAGTCGTCAAGGTCAACACGATGCGCGTGCCCGGCAAACCGAAGCGATTCGGGCGCTACAGCGGTTATACGCGCGAGTGGAAAAAGGCGATCGTCCGGCTGAGCGACGACAGCAAGCCGCTCGAATTTTTCGAAGGCGTCTGA
- a CDS encoding 30S ribosomal protein S7, giving the protein MPRRGPVPKRDVMPDPIYNSKLVTRLINRIMVDGKKGVAQRILYEAFEIVRQRTGRDPLDVLEQALKNVMPVLEVRARRVGGANYQVPIEVKPDRRVSLGLRWLVNYARLRGEKTMQERLANEIIDASNNTGGAVKKREETHKMAEANRAFAHYRW; this is encoded by the coding sequence ATGCCACGCAGGGGACCCGTACCGAAGCGCGACGTGATGCCGGATCCGATCTACAACAGCAAGCTGGTCACCCGACTGATCAACCGCATCATGGTCGACGGAAAAAAAGGAGTCGCGCAGCGCATCCTGTACGAAGCGTTCGAGATCGTCCGGCAGCGCACCGGGCGCGATCCATTGGACGTACTGGAGCAGGCGTTGAAAAACGTGATGCCGGTCTTGGAAGTGCGGGCTAGACGTGTCGGCGGCGCGAACTACCAGGTGCCGATCGAGGTCAAGCCGGACCGACGTGTATCGCTCGGCTTGCGCTGGTTGGTAAACTATGCCCGGCTGCGCGGGGAAAAGACGATGCAGGAGCGGTTGGCGAACGAGATCATCGACGCCAGCAACAATACCGGCGGAGCCGTCAAGAAGCGCGAGGAAACGCACAAGATGGCCGAGGCGAACCGCGCGTTCGCGCACTACCGCTGGTAA
- a CDS encoding ribosomal protein L7Ae-like protein yields MPLGKEKLTGKLRIGTKQTSRLVESGKASEVFVAKDADPKVTGKVVDLCRQKGIPVTYVDSMKQLGKACGIEVGAAMAAIERE; encoded by the coding sequence ATGCCGCTTGGGAAAGAGAAGCTGACCGGGAAGCTGCGCATTGGCACCAAACAGACGTCCAGGCTGGTCGAATCCGGTAAAGCGAGCGAAGTGTTCGTCGCCAAGGACGCCGACCCGAAAGTGACGGGGAAAGTCGTCGATCTTTGCCGGCAGAAGGGGATACCCGTCACGTACGTCGACTCGATGAAGCAGCTCGGTAAAGCTTGCGGCATCGAAGTCGGCGCGGCGATGGCGGCGATTGAGCGTGAGTGA
- a CDS encoding 30S ribosomal protein S10, whose translation MAKKQKIRIRLKAFDHRVLDQSAEKIVETARRSGADVSGPIPLPTEKQIITILRAVHKYKDSREQFEIRTHKRLIDIVNPTQQTVDALMRLDLPSGVDIEIKL comes from the coding sequence ATGGCGAAAAAACAAAAAATCCGCATCCGGTTGAAGGCGTTCGATCATCGCGTCCTCGACCAATCGGCGGAAAAAATCGTCGAGACGGCGAGACGGTCCGGTGCCGACGTGTCCGGCCCGATACCGCTTCCGACGGAAAAACAGATCATCACGATTCTGCGGGCGGTCCATAAATACAAGGATTCGCGAGAACAGTTCGAGATCCGCACGCACAAACGACTGATCGACATCGTTAATCCGACGCAGCAGACGGTGGACGCGCTGATGCGCCTCGATTTGCCGTCGGGCGTGGACATTGAGATCAAGCTGTGA
- a CDS encoding translation elongation factor G: MPRQVSLQQTRNIGIMAHIDAGKTTTTERILFYTGRTHKLGEVHEGSATMDWMEQEQERGITITSAATTCFWKGHRINIIDTPGHVDFTVEVERSLRVLDGAIAIFSAKEGVEPQSETVWRQADKYGVPRIAYVNKMDIVGADFPSVIAQMRDRLRANAVAIQLPIGAEADFVGIIDLIEQCAYIYKDDLGKVIERTEIPAEYAERVEQYRTELLEKVAELDEELMMKYLEGESITVEELKRVLRKGVCEGKIFPVLCGSSYKNKGVQLLLDAVVDYLPAPTDIPDVRGHLEDGSEATRKSSDEEPFAALAFKIMSDPFVGKLTFFRVYSGTLSSGTYVLNSTKGKRERIGRLLQMHANHREEIDQVFAGDIAAAVGLKDTTTGDTLCDEKHPIVLESMQFPDPVISVAVEPKTKADQERMSQALSRLAEEDPTFRYYTDEETGQTIIQGMGELHLEIIVDRMYREFKVETNVGKPQVAYRETFRNSAKVEGKFIRQTGGRGQYGHVWIEFEPLPPGSGFQFENRIVGGVVPKEYVPAVQAGIEEAMRNGVLAGYPLVDIKAILFDGSYHDVDSSEMAFKIAASLALKAAKDKCNPVLLEPIMKVEVVVPEEYMGDVMGDLNSRRGRIEGMDTRAGAQVIRAKVPLAEMFGYSTTLRSRTQGRGTYSMELSHYEEVPKNIADEIIAKKQGA; the protein is encoded by the coding sequence ATGCCCAGACAAGTCTCGTTGCAGCAAACGCGCAACATCGGGATCATGGCGCATATCGACGCGGGCAAAACGACGACGACCGAGCGCATCCTGTTTTATACCGGCCGCACCCACAAGCTCGGCGAAGTGCATGAAGGCTCCGCCACGATGGACTGGATGGAACAGGAACAGGAGCGCGGCATCACGATCACGTCCGCCGCGACCACCTGTTTCTGGAAGGGCCATCGCATCAACATCATCGACACACCGGGTCACGTTGATTTCACGGTGGAAGTCGAGCGGTCGCTGCGCGTGTTAGACGGCGCGATCGCCATTTTCAGCGCGAAGGAAGGCGTCGAGCCGCAGTCGGAGACGGTCTGGCGCCAGGCGGACAAATACGGCGTGCCGCGCATCGCGTACGTCAACAAGATGGACATCGTCGGCGCCGATTTTCCGTCCGTCATTGCCCAGATGCGCGACCGGCTGCGCGCCAACGCGGTGGCGATTCAGCTTCCGATCGGTGCGGAGGCGGACTTCGTCGGCATCATCGACCTGATCGAGCAATGCGCCTATATCTATAAAGACGATCTCGGCAAAGTGATCGAGCGGACGGAGATTCCGGCCGAATACGCCGAGCGCGTCGAACAGTATCGCACCGAACTGCTCGAGAAAGTCGCAGAGCTCGACGAAGAGCTGATGATGAAATATCTGGAGGGTGAGTCGATCACCGTCGAGGAACTGAAGCGGGTTCTGCGCAAAGGCGTGTGCGAAGGCAAAATTTTTCCCGTGTTGTGCGGTTCCTCGTATAAAAACAAGGGCGTGCAGCTGTTGCTCGACGCTGTCGTCGACTATTTGCCGGCGCCGACCGACATTCCCGATGTCCGCGGACATCTCGAGGACGGTTCAGAAGCGACGCGCAAATCGTCTGACGAGGAGCCGTTCGCTGCGCTTGCGTTCAAGATCATGTCCGACCCGTTCGTCGGCAAGCTGACGTTTTTCCGCGTGTATTCCGGGACGCTCAGCTCCGGCACGTACGTACTCAATTCGACGAAAGGCAAGCGCGAGCGGATCGGACGGCTTTTGCAGATGCACGCCAACCATCGCGAGGAGATCGACCAGGTGTTCGCGGGCGACATCGCCGCTGCCGTCGGCCTGAAGGATACGACGACCGGCGACACGCTGTGCGACGAAAAGCATCCGATCGTACTCGAATCGATGCAGTTCCCGGACCCGGTCATTTCCGTTGCGGTCGAGCCGAAGACGAAGGCCGACCAGGAGCGGATGAGTCAGGCGCTGTCCCGGCTTGCCGAAGAAGACCCGACGTTTCGGTACTACACCGACGAGGAGACCGGTCAGACGATCATCCAGGGAATGGGCGAGCTCCATCTCGAAATCATCGTCGACCGCATGTACCGCGAGTTCAAGGTGGAAACCAACGTCGGCAAGCCGCAGGTCGCTTATCGCGAAACATTCCGCAACTCGGCCAAAGTCGAGGGCAAGTTTATCCGCCAGACCGGCGGGCGCGGCCAGTACGGCCATGTCTGGATCGAGTTCGAGCCGTTGCCGCCGGGGTCGGGATTCCAGTTCGAAAACCGGATCGTCGGCGGCGTCGTGCCGAAAGAATACGTTCCGGCCGTGCAGGCCGGCATTGAAGAGGCGATGCGCAACGGGGTGCTCGCCGGCTATCCGCTCGTCGATATCAAGGCGATTCTGTTCGACGGATCGTACCATGACGTCGACTCGAGCGAAATGGCGTTCAAGATCGCCGCTTCGCTCGCGCTCAAAGCGGCGAAGGACAAGTGCAACCCTGTGCTGCTCGAGCCGATCATGAAAGTGGAAGTCGTCGTGCCGGAGGAATACATGGGCGACGTCATGGGCGACCTCAATTCCCGACGCGGCCGGATCGAAGGCATGGACACCCGCGCGGGGGCGCAGGTCATCCGTGCGAAAGTGCCGCTGGCCGAAATGTTCGGCTACTCGACGACGCTCCGCTCGAGGACGCAGGGGCGCGGGACGTATTCGATGGAACTGTCCCATTACGAGGAAGTTCCGAAGAACATCGCCGACGAAATCATCGCGAAAAAGCAAGGCGCATAG